In Bradyrhizobium guangxiense, one DNA window encodes the following:
- a CDS encoding IS4/Tn5 family transposase DNA-binding protein, with product MLYGLTSRARDEKADRLTSDAVTWFDREAALCEFHDTRLGERIRMLLKQIGGDIGQSIPMVCQDWANTKAAYRFFLQ from the coding sequence GTGCTCTATGGACTGACTTCACGCGCGCGGGATGAGAAGGCGGATCGGTTGACGTCTGACGCGGTGACCTGGTTTGACCGTGAAGCAGCGCTTTGCGAATTCCATGACACTCGGCTTGGCGAGAGAATTCGCATGCTGCTGAAGCAGATCGGCGGAGACATCGGACAGAGCATTCCGATGGTGTGCCAAGACTGGGCTAATACCAAGGCGGCCTATCGTTTCTTTCTCCAATGA
- a CDS encoding NAD(P)-dependent oxidoreductase: protein MGTGIGISLLRHQIELHIKANKTRFGADRLTGAGAHEHPSIAELARHVNAVVLSLPSSREVEAVCLGQDGLFVHMPRGGLIIDCSTSYPASTVALAEQAQKCGLSFMDAPVTRSPEQAELGLLNAIVGSNEKLFPVAEGILGAFCETVLHVGDVGQGHKLKLVYNSMTMGIAAVAAEVCQFACGLDVDLVTLRSLVSRGSTNSGIFQAFVSFLLGEKPDVLAISIANSAKDIECAVRLAGESAVPVPVLAAAAHKLNVSVVAGKGELTLPHLSRP from the coding sequence ATGGGAACCGGTATCGGTATCAGCCTATTGCGTCACCAAATCGAGCTGCATATCAAAGCGAACAAAACTCGCTTCGGTGCGGATCGCTTGACTGGTGCAGGTGCCCATGAACATCCTTCGATCGCCGAGTTGGCGCGGCATGTAAACGCCGTCGTGTTATCCTTGCCTTCCAGCCGCGAGGTTGAGGCAGTATGCCTTGGGCAAGATGGGCTGTTCGTCCATATGCCCCGAGGAGGGTTGATAATTGACTGCTCGACGTCTTATCCTGCTTCAACGGTCGCACTGGCTGAGCAGGCGCAAAAATGCGGCCTAAGCTTTATGGACGCTCCAGTAACGCGGAGCCCCGAACAAGCAGAGCTAGGCCTTCTCAACGCGATCGTTGGATCGAATGAAAAGCTTTTTCCTGTCGCTGAGGGCATTCTTGGTGCGTTTTGTGAGACCGTTCTTCATGTCGGAGATGTCGGACAAGGTCACAAGCTCAAGCTTGTTTACAACAGCATGACTATGGGGATAGCGGCGGTAGCCGCGGAGGTTTGCCAGTTTGCGTGCGGCCTTGACGTCGATCTCGTAACACTCCGCTCTCTGGTTAGTCGGGGCTCCACCAATAGCGGAATATTTCAAGCCTTCGTGTCCTTTTTGTTAGGCGAGAAACCCGATGTTCTGGCAATCTCAATCGCGAATTCCGCAAAGGATATTGAGTGCGCTGTGCGCCTGGCAGGCGAGAGCGCAGTTCCGGTGCCGGTCTTGGCTGCCGCCGCACACAAATTAAATGTCTCAGTTGTTGCGGGCAAAGGCGAACTCACACTACCTCATCTGTCTCGCCCATGA
- a CDS encoding HAD family hydrolase, translating into MKPVLVFDWNGTLLDDTYALLQTTNAILDRFGHATIDMSTFREHCDVPLSLLYRSLGMSQDEVATVDRDGSAIFHDTYEPLAGKADLREGARRVLELAHQEAASSIIVSNHIVDPLRSQLRRLGIDDYINDVLAFENRTTQYKSMSKGERLRLYMQKNNLKPASTFIIGDMPVETDIARNLGLVSISITGGFVSESRLRAARPDYTINNHHELLPILQRHGFFRNA; encoded by the coding sequence ATGAAACCGGTTCTCGTCTTTGATTGGAATGGAACGCTGCTCGATGATACGTACGCACTGCTCCAAACGACAAATGCCATACTAGATCGCTTTGGTCATGCAACAATCGACATGAGCACCTTCCGGGAACATTGCGATGTTCCGCTATCTCTTCTTTATCGCAGTCTCGGAATGTCGCAAGACGAGGTTGCGACGGTGGATCGCGATGGCAGTGCAATCTTTCACGACACGTACGAACCTCTTGCGGGTAAAGCCGATCTGCGCGAGGGCGCGCGCAGGGTGTTGGAGTTAGCGCACCAAGAAGCAGCTTCGTCCATCATCGTGAGCAACCATATAGTCGATCCTCTGCGCTCCCAATTGAGAAGACTTGGGATCGACGACTACATCAACGATGTGCTCGCCTTTGAAAACCGCACTACCCAATATAAATCGATGAGCAAGGGAGAGCGGCTTCGTCTATACATGCAGAAAAACAACCTGAAGCCGGCGTCAACCTTCATCATCGGCGATATGCCGGTCGAAACGGATATCGCGCGCAATCTCGGACTCGTAAGCATATCCATTACCGGTGGATTTGTTTCGGAGTCGCGCTTGCGCGCGGCGCGTCCTGACTACACGATTAACAACCATCATGAGCTGTTACCAATCTTACAAAGGCACGGGTTTTTTCGGAATGCATAA
- a CDS encoding ATP-binding cassette domain-containing protein — protein sequence MLDNDNRERLARGLAGLAEAGAQLLVTTHDRKFARSLVAENRAADRVEHLSVHPVNAVRPTLIVSPAIEEIDRGRHAFHMNSDSASDAQNYAACASSSNRGSVIYSMMLLIPRMPHRRSR from the coding sequence ATGCTCGACAACGACAATCGCGAGCGCCTCGCGCGAGGTTTGGCTGGGCTCGCCGAGGCGGGCGCTCAGCTTCTAGTGACCACCCACGATCGCAAGTTCGCCCGCTCGCTCGTTGCCGAGAATCGTGCCGCCGACCGCGTTGAGCATCTATCTGTCCACCCGGTGAACGCGGTGCGGCCGACTCTCATCGTCTCGCCAGCGATCGAGGAGATCGATCGCGGGCGCCACGCGTTTCATATGAACTCCGATTCCGCTTCTGACGCACAGAACTATGCGGCCTGCGCGTCTTCCTCGAATCGCGGCTCGGTGATCTATTCGATGATGTTGCTCATCCCGCGTATGCCACATCGACGAAGCCGCTGA
- a CDS encoding ATP-binding protein, translating into MNGRGCATLEADGDGLGLVVLAEECHSNDPDQAAAREQTLKKSLEEVRERQLTNIQHSKDTERVFEAVGGDAAAQYARVRSASVILRWAIERFRREKQAPLLKRAGELFSILTAGSFERLTLAYDEKDVPHLAGLRGDGGAVPVSGLSEGAADQLLMALRIAAVEEYLTHSAPAPFIADDLFINYDDARAAAGFKVLQQLAEKTQVLFFTHHQHLVGVARTAFDGHVATAVLEPRGVPIKNVA; encoded by the coding sequence ATGAACGGGCGCGGTTGCGCGACGCTCGAAGCCGATGGTGACGGTCTTGGCCTAGTGGTTCTCGCCGAGGAGTGCCACAGCAACGATCCCGACCAGGCTGCGGCGCGGGAACAGACTTTGAAGAAATCGCTCGAAGAGGTCCGGGAGCGGCAACTGACCAATATCCAGCACAGTAAAGATACCGAGCGCGTATTCGAGGCCGTCGGCGGCGACGCTGCCGCGCAATATGCGCGCGTTCGTTCGGCGTCGGTGATCCTCAGATGGGCGATCGAGCGGTTCCGGCGTGAAAAGCAGGCGCCGCTGCTCAAGCGAGCCGGGGAATTGTTCTCGATCCTGACCGCCGGTTCCTTCGAACGGCTTACGCTCGCATACGATGAGAAGGATGTTCCGCACCTAGCGGGTCTGCGCGGGGATGGAGGCGCCGTCCCAGTATCAGGACTGAGCGAAGGCGCGGCCGATCAGTTGTTGATGGCCTTACGCATCGCTGCCGTAGAAGAGTATCTTACGCATTCCGCGCCAGCGCCATTTATCGCCGATGATCTTTTCATCAATTATGACGATGCGCGGGCTGCGGCTGGTTTCAAAGTCCTGCAACAGCTGGCGGAAAAGACGCAAGTGCTCTTCTTCACTCATCATCAGCATCTGGTCGGCGTTGCCCGCACAGCTTTCGACGGGCATGTGGCGACCGCGGTTCTCGAACCCCGCGGGGTTCCGATAAAGAACGTGGCCTGA